From the Xiphophorus hellerii strain 12219 chromosome 20, Xiphophorus_hellerii-4.1, whole genome shotgun sequence genome, the window CATATTCATTACATATTAGTGTTTATGAATAAGTTATAATACATTAGGAGAGTGGAGGAAAACCAGACTTCATGCAGGTTAAACTACAACTGGATTCTTTTCCAACCATCCTGAACTGGCTTGTTTCCAGAAGATGGTGGATTCCATGAAgctccagaacgctgctgctggagttctgactaaaaccaggaagatggagacaccacccggttctacagtccttcactgagagaCTTTAAACTACTGctggtagtttataaatcactgaatggattaaagatttgctgctgctggatcaagCTTCAGACCTCTCAGGCCTTCTGGTTCTGGATTTGCTCtacatcagaaccagaaccaaacacggagCAGCAGCTTCTATGCTCCACAGATCTGGGATTCATCCTGCAGCTCTTCTCTGAGTTCCCGTCGACTGCTGGCGCCGGTCGGGTTGACGGAGTCGGACCTGCTCAGCTGATTTCATCTCAGTATTCTGGTTCCGTCTGTAGTTCAGCTCAGAGATCGATGTCCTTCCAGGAGGGAGACGGAGCTTCGGCTGATCCATTCCTCCACATTTTCAGTGAGACTCCCAGGAATCCCAGCATCCAGGCGAGGTTGCAGTAAATCTGCCTCTCCTCACTGACGGAGGACAGTCTGCTGTACAAGGAGCAGAGAGTATCGGCCCGCCTCGACCCGTCTCCCCTGCTGCTCGTCTTTCAGCCCGACACATCTGCCTGCATCTCCTGTTCCGGTGGGGGGTCTCAGAAGTGGAGAGCAGCGTGACGCCATCTTTGTCTTCGACTCCCACAGGTTAAAAGATTCGAAGTGAAACAGATAGCAAGGCAGCACAGCTGAGAGAGCAGAGTCTGAGaaatccgtccgtccgtccgtccgtccgtccgtccgtccgtccgtccatccgtccatccatccatccatccatccatccatccatccatccatccaagtctgttcccctcctcgcctgtgggggcgctatACAAGGAGCAGAGAGTATCGGGCGTCTCGAAGGCCCGATacttaaaacaacacaaaaacctctgaagacgctgagagcaacttccttcttcaccagatggaaacaagatggaggcgtcagattttagtgttggagaatttctctttagtctttggctaaagaccaggagccatttctgctgctagcgccaggctagcatgttagctttggttgcATATACCTATAGTCACAGCATAGGTCAttcccagaccgaggtttggaggaccagaggtcagaggtcgattagcATCCACACCAACCGAACCGGAGTTGGGTTAAAGCGGACCGAGCAGAGCTGGGATgagaaaggaaaacatgcagAGGGAATCTGGAGAGAAGGACTTGAAATCCAACAACTTGTTCAGAGTTAAGTAGATAAATTACAGAATTAGCAGAACAGGGACAGAAATAAGTGGAGTGAAGTTTAAAAGAAGAGTTTGAGAGAAAACATGAgcaactttgtattttctgagtTTGCTGCCTGCTACTGTCAGGCCCgcagctttaatttgtttttctgcagagctCTCCTCAGAGAGGCCGGAGTCTGGAGGATTACAACCTTACAAGCATATTAATTGGTTTCCGTGTTGTTAATGATGAGGCAGAGGGAAAAGCTCAGCGAGCTCTAATGTAGCGTCACTTTTACAGTAATGACAGAAACAAGCCCAGCGGATGTTAATGGATTTGGTTCTGATGAGGACTAATAGAAAGTGGCTCGGTGCAGGAGATGAGCACGTCGGGGGTTATGTGCACATTTTTCACTCCACCAGATGCGAGTCTGGCTGATGAGCCTCACATCAAGGGAACGAAGTTCATGGGAGAGTTGAAAGCAAAGCGCACATCCGGTCACGAGCCTCAGCCTCTGGTGCTGATGCGCAGGTGCGCCGCGGCGGTCCGGCCGGGTTGGACTCAGCTGAACCTCCGGGTGGAGGATCCGGTCCAGCAGGTTCATCCTCCGTTTCTGCGCTCAACAATCTCCTCCATCAATCACGGAAGTAAATTTCCTCCCATCCTTCCTTCTCCATTCAGGTCTCATCTCGGCGCACCTGAAACGCGCTGACGCCGCGCTTACATTTCAGCCCGCAACATCTCACTCAATAATTTACGACTTCAGCCTCAATCTTAACAAGGCCAGGCCAAAAGGGAGCTTAACCCCGCTGGCTGGAAGAGGCCCCGTCAGCAGTTCAGATGTATTAACAATCACGGCGGATGTCAGCGCGGCGCAGGAGCCACATTTTACTTCTTTATCCTCTTCCTCCATCGACGCCATTGTTCCATCTGCAGATAAATCTACATTTATAATGCAAAACAGGAACCTGGATCTGAACACACAACCTGTGAATTAAACTGACTGAATGAACCAGGtgagactttttaaaaagccaattaGCATAAATTAGGACAAATTACCCTGAAATAACATCTAAAAAGCTCATTATAAATGAGAGAGCATCATTTACCTGAAAGCTCAGATCGTCAAACATTAACAGctataatttgggttatttatccagtcataagaaaaaaatgggtctcatttttcagtttccatAATATTCAttcctttataaataaaacaacaaaaatatttaattagtaaGCTAAAATTGAGTTGATCATgcatatttatttctaatttaaatatgcaaagttAAATgcttagctccaaactaaatgcAAATGGCAAATCGTTCTGCAACCACATGAATGATGCAAactccaaaaaacacaaacggaaaacaacaaatccaacagaaaaacgatttaaaggagaaaaatactGAAACCGCAGGaaagagaagcagagaaaatgGCCTCCAGGCCACCAGGGGGAGTCGACCAACAGGTCTTACCGGATCAGACCCTCAGTAGAGACGGGATgaccagaagaaagaaaaggagtaTTACACTTTCACAATATTATAGAACTGGAGCATATGTAGATATTATACCGACTCCAggctccccctagtggtctggaggacttGGTGTTTGTGACATTTTCCCCTTTGCTCCTACTTCCTGGTTGCATCATTTTTGTTGCATTAGTTTTTAgcgtttgtgtgttttggagtttaCATCATTGATGCGCTTGCAGCTCGTTTGCACCTGTAAACGGTGAAGTTCAGGTTTGAAGTCTCTATTTTCTCTCCGTACGTTTTCTCCTGACGGTGTGCGATGATCTTCGTACATCAAGAAATTCCTCCCAAAAAGCTTCTGCTTTACAGAAACCTCTGGTCGGCTGAAAGTGGGACAAAGACGACCAGAGAGGGAGGCGAAGCGTCTGAAAGTTCACTGAGCAGAGTCACcacgtctccatggcaaccgttAGACTCCAAACGGCAGCTGGAGGAAAGTCAGAGCAGATCGGAGAGGAGAAAGAACCTCCAGAACCGGAACAATGTGAGCAGTTTCTCCAGACAGGAAACTTTCAGAAGTATTTAACGATTTTCTTCATATAGCTTCATCACTTATTCACTTTTCATTCCCATCTTTCCCCCAGAGCTTCAACTGTTTCCATCTTCTGCCAGGACGAATGTGGACAGAACATCCGATGGACAGACTGATCCGGTTCGGTCAGTAGGATCATTTAAAGGAGATCTGAGATCCTCAAGCAGATTAATGTCTGAACATGTTTGTATAATAATTCATACTTCAAGACATCACCTGCAGGTCAAGCAGAACAGAAACTGGGCTGGAATTAAAATCCGTTTCCGCTCCGACCTTAACGCCACGAATCTCCTGAAACGGACatgaaaagagaaagagggCTAAGATACAGCAGGTGACCCGATCGCAGCCGGCAGCCCGTCCTGACGCCCTGCAGCCTCCGCCTGCACCAAATATCCTCCCTGCTCCATCTTGGCTCATTTTAACGAGGttaaaaaagttaataacaCCAAATGTTCCGTCGCCGCGGCAATAAAACCAGTTTATATACTGCAGAGAAAATGAGGCCGGTAATCACTGCCTCCCGAAACCTCAGCAGCTGCAAGCCGAGCCGCGTGTGTGTGAAAGACATGCAGGTgcaacacacccacacacacacgcacacccacacacacacgcacacccacacacacacgcacacacacacacacacgcacagagaACAGGTGACTTTCAGAAAAGACCTCCAAGGTCGTTTCTAAATCCAGACCAGCCGATAAAATAAGAATCCTGAACTTCTGATTTTGTACAATCAGAACAAAATGATTGTTCTGATCATAAACATCTGGAAAACATCTGGAAGtgacaaaaatgacaacaaaacttCAAATATCACTTCCTGCTTGTTAACAGTTAAAAATATAGGAATGAAGCTTTTAATGTGCACAGCTTAATATAATCTTTCCTAATCGGAAAAAAGGAAATCATTTGGAGACAAACTTTAACGATGacaaaccaaatgttttcaaattatattcAACTCTTTGATTTTCATTATCTGCAGTAATCAGAGTAAACTTTTCCTTCTTTAGGTCAGTTACcgtgaaaatatttgtttccgTTTGCTAAGTGGCAGAATAACGAcacataaatcattttattacttTCCTTAACTTTGTAAATTTCTCTTATCGTAGCGTAAAAAGGgcttttttctttaactgcCATCTAATTTTCATATTTCCAACTTGCATAATCTCATAGTCAACAGAAACGCAGATATTTGGTCGAAAATGAGGATTCTTTTCAGCTGTATTGAAATCTTTTTATTGGTGTATTTCAGCAATTACAAAAttcaggttttttaaagaaatgatcTGCatttatattagaaatatttaccaaaactttgtcaatattccactaatgttgataaaacacaaatttgcaATTGTGACATTTccattaagaaagaaaccattaaaaacataatgcataagtttgttcacgataagtcatttaaaaaccaCACAGCGCTTcgtcctccaaccacttcctgtcctcttcttctttgtggttttcgccagcagtaacatccggttgCTGATCCTGTGAGTCCTGATGTGAAAAGAGTGTTTTCATtgtagttttgtgaaataaaccgaTTTGGATACGGGCAGAAAAACCCTTTAAGTCATGAAGTCACCTCACATCcaaaaactttaataatttcctgtttctctgcagaTTGAAATCATTTTCTCATCTTTCTCTACAGTTTCGTTGAAACTTTAACGTTCTGGAATCTGTCTCGTCTTTTCTTCAGGCCGGCTGGCGTCTGATGCAAACATTATAGTTTATGATTCATGATGCGATGGAACAAATGTGATTTACTGATGTCTGCAGAGAGAGCAGAGCTTCACGTCTCCTCATGTATGTTTCAGCTTCCATCTCCGCCGCAGCTCTGACAGCAGAGGAGCGTCTCTCCACGCCGCTCAGCCAGACGGGAGGAAGGTGAAGCCGGAAATGAAAGATGGCTCTCCGGGGATGAAGAGGAGCAGAGAAAAGAGCGATGAAGAGTTGGCAGAGAAACACGGAGTGTCAGCTGTGAGTTTAGCCGCGTTTGTCTGACTGACAGTGAAAAGTGAAACGTCGAGTCTccagcagacaggaagctgaTCTCTGCTCAGACATTTCAGGTCTTCATCtgtgaacacagaaaacaacaagtgtgtgtgtgggggtgtgtgggtgtgtgtgtgtgtgtgggtgtgcgtgtgtgtgggtgtgtgtgtgtgtgtgtgtgttggtgggtgtgtgtgtgcggctGCACTGCAAGATAAAGGCTGCAAACCTTCagtgaaacatgtttaaagGAGCAGAATAAAAAGGTGTGACTAAATCCTGACTATTATTCAGGATTCAGACGAGTTTTACCGTCTGTCTGTCgttttgctgcttctctttccTCCAGGAGGCttcagaaaatcagaaacagcCGCACCGTTTCAGCTGCTCCGTCTGCCGATCCAAAGGAACCAAACAGCCATGTTCCTTTCAGACCGTCGACGTGTTTTAACTCCAGAGAAACGTTTCATTTTCTCATCAGCTTCTCCTCTGATCCAAGTTTAAAAGTTCCTGAAAACTTTTCGCCCCAGAGACGAACGAAGACTGAAACTCCGGATCTGGAAAACAGCTTCCAAAGTTTTCCAAGACTGCAGCTCGACCGCGCCTGAGGCGAACGGGAGAGGAGAGCCAACCAAATGAAGTCCTCTGGaatgaatttacatttttcagagtcAAAGACGACGGCTCGGCCCTGAATGAGAGACTTCCTCCTGATCATTACGACACTTTCAGACGAGCCAAAGATGGAAATTCAGAGCAAATCCACAGAAAACCTGAGGAGGACAGACGAACGGACGGACAGATCCCTGCAGGCCGATAGGAGAGTCCACATCTGaaaacagagaggaggaaggagagtcTTTATTCCCTTCAACCTTCATATTGAAAATCTTacaaacttttagtttttcactCCTTTGATTCtaaatgtctgaaatgttttacagtttataaaataattagtttCCAGCTTTAGGAACATCTAACAGAGATACTTTATTTGTCCTGAAGGGAAACTAAATGTCGTCATAACTCATCTTTAAAGAGTCTCTGAatagtgatgctgtgggctggAAGCAGCTCCAATAGCAGTCAGTCACACAGTGACTCTGgaaaagcctctgactgaagactgctgCTGTGACTCCATGCTAACAGCTCAGCATCAGGCAGCAGAGACGATGCTCTGCAGCAGGGGTGtgaaactccagtcctccagtcgctgtcctgcaggttttagatgagccacaggaatgaaacgctggaatgaaacggcttcatcacctcctcctggtgtggatcagttctccagaaccttaatgacctcattattctgttcaggtggtgcagcagaggcacgtCTAAACGTTgcactggaggactggagtttgagactcCTGCTCTACAGTAACATGactggatgacatcatcagctgctaatccacctcctttgcttttgctcctctttaaatctcagGTTAGAAAGTGGATCAGAGGGATGTTGGAGTTGGGGATAAATACCATCATTAATGTAAATCTCTGGGGCTTTATTGGGTTTGAAGTTCATCCAGTTTGTTTGCcaaatatttcctgtttctaACAGGAAGCGATGattcaacttcctgtttctccttttcaactcctctgggacttggggtcaaagttcatgtGTTATTTCAGCTTCTGCGATGCTAATCAGCCgccagttttaaaaaacaaccagaaaaaaatctttgctgTTTTGATGCATCATAATAATTATGATGGACAGATTATTCATATTTAGACTTTACCCATCATGCTTCACTGCATTTCCTAGGCAACCAGACAGCAGACCTATCAGGTTGTGATCTGAACTGAGTAACATTTTGAACAGGTTTCAGAAAACAGACGTTTTCCTCCATCTTGTCTTCATTATGTTGCAGCGTTAATAGCTGGACTCGCAGCGCCGCCGTCGTTCCTCTCTGGTTGTAAAGAGCGGTgggccgccgccgccgccgctctGGCCTGTCAGCTGTGATTTACTGCGCCATTAAAACGCAGCCCTGACAACAAATGCacggaaaataaaaatctgcaggtGTTTGCACTGGTTTGCTTCACCGGGTGAAAAATCAGCCGCAGTTTACCGCCGTCATTTCTCTCCTCTGTTCGCCCAAACGTCTCTCATGGCGGCGCTGGGCTCCGCAGAAACCAGCAGCGTTCCTCTCAGAGACACAGAGCGTCTCTAGATCAACGCAGTCTGTTAAAGTGGGACATGAAGGGGTCAGGGGTCAACTCAGCAGGCGATCCGGGAaagatgaggagaaaaaaactcagaaacttttctttgtatttatttgtttctgtccAGACCTCAGAACAGATCAGACTTTGATTTTCTCCTGCTGGGTAAAACGCAGCAGCTCATCATGAACAtctcaaaacagaaacaggattAACGTTTCCTTACAGGAAGAACTGGTTTCCCACCAGTTCCATGCTGGTCCGATGGTAGGTTCAGGTGGGCTGGGATTTTCAGGTTTTGGGTTTGGATCACATCGCATTgtgtaattatttgtttttattcttcactGAAGGTAACTTTGGATCCTTTTAGtgataaaatctttaaataaattcagacgGAGCGGGAATCGAACCAGCGACCCTCCGATTACAGGATGAACTCCATCCCTGCTTCTGGACTCACAACTCAAAGCAAACAGTTCCTTTGGTAACTTCCTCTTCAtatcaaaatatgtaaatataaagtATAAATCAGAATCTTAGTTACATCTATAActaggatatatatatatatatatattctgtgttttcaggATTTTTGCGTTTTTTTGCGCGGCTCCTGCAGAAGACGGTCGTGGTTCTCACATCCACCGCAGTCTAACTTCCTGCTTGATTTAACATAATTAAACTTTTGACATCCATTAACTTTGCAGCTTCATTCCAGATGCACAGAAACTTGCTGAACACATCTAATCTCACAACTTCCTCATAAATTTGAACTTTTAAGTCAGCACTACTCAGACAGAcgtgaaattaactttttcctCAGTATTTTTCCAACTTGGAATCATCTGTAGCAGGTCAGACGCCCAGCTGGCCGTCATGACGCTTCATAtcaacaaaaacctgaaatctGCCTGGCAGCAGAgcataaagaaatattaataatggAGAATAAAAGGAGGAGGAGATTTAATCCACTGAGGATCAAAATGAAACGATTCCAGATGAACATGTGATTTAAAATCAAGATCAGGCAGAAACTCGGGTCATAAtaataatggtaataataataatagtaataatagtaataataataatagtaataataataataatagtaataatagtaatggtaataataataatagtaataataatagtaataatagtaatggtaataataataatggtaataataatagtaacaGGTCACAGCAAAGATGTTGACAGGAAGCTGAGGAAAGACAATCTGTTCACTTTTCATCAACTTTTAGCTCTTTAtgcaaattaatttcattttaaatggaagatatataaaataattaactaaatatttactagatctttatcattttatttctaatatcaGACACCAAAGCCTAAAATTAGCATCGTTTCTATTCGatgtttgaatctttttttcatttttgaaattgatcaagtttgatttaaaaagattcAAACGGAGGAACGTCCAGATGTTCAATCTATAAAACTGATCCAGATGTTAAATCTATAAAACTGGTCCAGATGTTTAAGCTCTAGACTCTGGAACTGATCCAGATGTTTAAACTCTAGACTCTGAAACTGATCCAGATGTTTAAACTCTAGACTCTGGAACTGATCCAGATGTTTAAACTCTAGACTCTGGAACTGATCCAGCTGAGAATCTGAGGAACAGAAATCATTGTTTTGATTGATTATCAGTTGTAATCAGTTATTAATACACCAACATAAAACATTGATCTTATCAAACCTGCAGTTTGTTCTGCATCTGAGTCTCACTGCGTTTGGTTTGGATTATTCAGGCTggtctgtggttctggttctggttctggttctggttctggtggatcCTCATTATTCCTCCCCACCTTCACctcctgcttcctgctgctcctcctcagcTCTCCCTCCagtcctcctctcctcctccagtcctctcctcctccctcgtTTCTCTCCCTCTTGTATCTTCTCTCCTTCCTTTGCGTTGCTGCTTTGGCTTTTTTAATTACAGAAACTCTAAACTTTGGAATTGAGTTTGTTTCTCCAGAAACAGCCTTAACATGGCGGCACTATCAGGCTCTAAGCTCCCGTACGGTAATTGGATCCGCGGGTGGCTCCAGGCTCCGTTTTGCGCTTAGTTAAAATTGTTTTGGCACTTTAAAAAGAAGCTTCTTCTAATTTCACCGTGACAAATATTCCCTGCCTCTCCGTCTGTCAGGTTCTCCTCTGCTGATAAAGTGCAGCTGcatcaaagctctgctgtttCTGACGTATGAATCTTACCTCACTGCTTTTAAACAACTTTCACTGATCCAACCACGATTCcagtttcttttctctccagACTTTCAGGCTTTGTTTTAATCTGGACTCTAGTTTATCTCTGGACTTTCTGCCACTCGCCGTTCTTCATGCCTGTTTTTATAATAATCCAGGCTGAAGTGAAGGACTTCCAGGCGAACCCGTCGTTTTATTAGAAACTCATCAGTTTGGTGATAATGGAGGCTCCAGATTTATTCCTGTTCCTGCTTCACTTCCCGAATGATTCAGACTGAACGGCTCAGAAGAACCAGATTTAAGACTGAAACCATTTTCAGTCTGTCGGGTCGTCGTGTTTTCATGGAGAAACATTTTGtctccatgttttctctggAACATTCCTGTGATCAGACAGAAAACTCCCTGAAACACGGAGCACCACTCACATCCTCTTTCAGGAAGACGCTTCCAGTGGGCTTGTCTCACAGCTGAACCAGTTTCTGATCTGATTTATCAGAAAACACATGTAGACAGAATCTGGAGCAGCTGAGGGTAGGAAACGTTTTCAGGAGGAGAGGAAGCAGAAGCAGGGAACACAGGAAGCTTTAAAACACCATGATAGTCCTCTTCATccgtctcctcttcctcctctcagcTCATTCACCTTCACTCACCATCTGGGAGGAACTGGGATGATTCctgttcctgtgtgtgtgtgtgcgcgggtgtgtgcgtgtgtgtgtgtgtgaatatctACCACAGGAAATCTGTGgtcatttataaaaacaactgtttctgttttcaggttttaaaacaaagaaaaacatcaaacatttccaaaatgaggatagatacattttcttctgatgtttgtggaaaatgatgtaaaccaaaaaaaccaacaacttaTTTACCAACATGATGGTGAGgaaaaaatagtaaatattAGTCATTCTCGTGTCATTCTGTTGTGAAAttgaatgcagtttttattcCAGATAAATATCTGCAGCTTTCTGCTTCCTGCCACCAGAGCTGGATCTCAGCAGGAGGCCGCCCAGGCTGTGGTGGTATAGTTAAAGTCCCGGGGCtcagaggaggcagaggacgGAATGTGGAAACGGGCTTGATTGGTGCAGCGATGCTGCCACCTGCTGCTGACTTTAGAGATGACATGCTTTCTATATCTGGATTCAGGTTAACTTTGGACACAAcatattagtgaaataaatacatttgaatggATCCATGTtttccaaagagaaaaagaccTGAACTtcctgaaaatattaaaacatatatGAACTGACTGGAGGGCAGCAGTACAGAGTCATGTTAGTACTAAAGAAACTATTTCACTGCTCAGATTGAATAAACTCTTCCTGGggataaaatatgtaaacatataaataaatcatttctgtgggatttattcatgttttctaataaaaaaatatcttaaacaaTGAAACTGATCTTCGTATGATGAACTCCAGGTTTGCTCTTACAGGTAAAGTCCATGTCTGAACCTGATGctttctgaatatttcagaGACGCTGGCCCTTTAAGAAACTCTCTGTCGCCTTGGTTACCGTGCCAATCGGGATGTAACACCAAATATCTTTAGGATGTGAACAGAGGTGGCTGGAGTCTGTGCTTTTTCCTCTCACTGCCCAGATCTTACCTTcaactctgacctttgacctctccaCCGGAGGAAGGTGAGCAGAGAACCGGCTCCGTTAGCTTCCGTTAGCCGCCATGCTAACCGTGTAGGTCTCCGCGTTGAAGCTGTTTTTCTGAACAGAGTTCACCTGAAGCTAAAACGGCTCATTAAAATGAATCGGTTCTTTTCTCAGGGCTGCTTTAAACCTCATGTTTCAGTTCATCGAGTCGCTGTCCGTGGTGCTGTCCGCGGCAGCCAGACATCATTCAGAAGATCGCGTCATTAAGATGAAATCAGCCTCAGCTCACACAGCTCGGTGCTTCTGAAAACACTGGAAGCGATTTTTAGCACAATATTTCATCAGTAAAAATTCGGCTCCGTTTATGAACGTTTTGGTTAAACATAAAGTATTTAATTTCCGTCTGGGCTCACTAAAGTAAATTTGAATTGAGTTGAACTGAACTAAGTCAATATTCAGATCAGTTCTATTCAGttcaaagggaaatgaaatgtcgTAACTCATGATGTCAtccagggttttgttttttttctggacagaGGGGAAACATTAACAACcaggtttgtgttttcagagatGAGCGAGGTCGATGGCGGCAGACAGCCGGTCTCCTGCACAGTCAAACCTCCGGTCTACCTGCAGATCGGAGAGTCCAAAGCAGAGCCGGTTCAGTCCGGGGTCTGTGTGGTCGACGTCCCCCTCCCCTTTGGAAAACCAGTCAGTGTAAGTCAGacacacaacagaaacaataaaaacatctatTATCCTCCCATAACCTCACTCTGCTCTGCTTCGGACTGAGGAACCAGTCAAACTATTTTTGGTTCTTTACTTCCTCCAGAGAAACAAGCTGCTGATTGATGGATGTGAATGAACTGTTCATTTCTGAACAGCTAAACAGGAAACCAGAGGTTCCCTCAGCTGGTTACATGTTCACCTCTGCAAAGTTTTTACAGCATTaagttgaaaaagaaagaaaggaacatTTGTCCAAAGTTTCTAAAATCAATCCGTTTGTTTTCACTGAGTTTTTGGCAGACGACACTTTGGCTGTCAGAGACAGAAACTGGTCCGTGTTTCTGCCACAAGCTGAAACTCGTCTTTCTGTTGGACTCGGCAGTTCTGGCCGTTTGGGGCTCTGATCTACTGTCCAGCATTTAGCTGTAATTACAAACTGTTTTCAGTGCAGAGCAGCTCCTCTTTACCTCAGAGCTTCAGAGGAGCCTGCTGTTTGAATCCCCAGCGGCGCTGAGGTTTGTTTTCCACCGTCTGTCTGCAGGTTGAGGAAATCACCTTTAAGAACTACTACACCGCCTACGTTACTGTGCGTTTGCTGAGGAGGCCTTCTGGACAGGATGGGCCGACCAAGTGGGTCACGGCTCTCAGAGACCTGCCGCTGATGGACAATCCGCACACAGAGAGAGGCTCCCAGGATTACTTCTCCATCCACAGGAAGCAGGTGGGTCAGATAAACGGGTCTGCTAACCAGCAGCTTCTGGCTCAGTCCAGATTTCGCTATGAACCAAAGTCTGATTAGAAACGAGACCAAAATGACTGAGAACAGGCGAGTGGCCCAGGCATCTTCTCTGGCTCCACTGggttttaatttctgcttctaataaatctgattggatgctggAAAACACGACTGTTGTGTTCAAGTTaagctaaaaggagttagcctatcagtgaaACCATGCTAGCTTAAAATAGCACTTCAATGCTAAAGATGTAGCCGCTAACGCTAAGCCAAAGAGCTTCCTGAAACTCTGGAAAGatgaatggaaagaaaaacactttgatggttgaagaacagattaaaatcataaatatacTTGATGTTGATCTCATATTTCTAGTTATTCAGTCATGTGGCAGAACAGAGGCCTGTACATCCTCAGGTCATGTGACATTAGCATGAGGTGTGTCGTTCGCCGTGTCCGACCTGCACGACTCCAGGACCAgggttaaaattattttactcttttttttttacacaaataaagacagaaacttCACATTAACTTGATATTATTCTATCATCTATAAATGCCTCAGTTGGAGTTTCTATGGAAACCAGTACACCTTaactgttgtttatttttcatgttatttttggGGGAACAGTCGGATGA encodes:
- the nicn1 gene encoding nicolin-1, whose translation is MSEVDGGRQPVSCTVKPPVYLQIGESKAEPVQSGVCVVDVPLPFGKPVSVEEITFKNYYTAYVTVRLLRRPSGQDGPTKWVTALRDLPLMDNPHTERGSQDYFSIHRKQMLVEADHVVSVRLILRQPSSAWLTFSLEEIKIFPHTEPEPLKEVSDWLSDLILVDQLPDVEGLPDPHTVSSSIQQMWALTEVMQTNQTTASIGRFDVDGCYDINLLSLT